Proteins from a genomic interval of Lolium perenne isolate Kyuss_39 chromosome 1, Kyuss_2.0, whole genome shotgun sequence:
- the LOC127294652 gene encoding uncharacterized protein, whose product MKIFEKIIHIDCLRWESRRALQRIIAEELQLPQGLIHIFDGQDEEDDFRGVYESSRAEIGGVSREILRVLLDKKCLVVIHNVIDGIDGIVEFNDFGIPPAWFGTKVLWRSWVRPSFSETLGKLDDSHLFLYNNNGFSGSRDWKFLLQEEASEIARYTCKLGATREIAMECCLYAFSLMDRSWNMGYTNNCRMQVSNYWVCDGIIQAGGESDQAWEVAAAMHQHLYLGNDPVRIPYDEVPKRWICSGNYNIKEDYLTFPRETTSLFLAGSDVPFARLPNDMFHQSVMLRVLRLYDCTFNFSSPPFHCCHGLRFLGLELCKDQPQGRDEQKDIPRVGFFRSLWVVDICNTDWELVASPEITEEMVKDIREIHMRKARFWHHNFPWRQLQNLRTLRIIEPTHPWEIQVFPRLSRASSLKTIVLVDCVALKHVTCLPPSLESFSFGSFGHREEAKVTYISVAGCPRMVDFSLGGTLPNLEELNLSGTSVKTLDLDYGVHVPQLRKLMMLGCQQLCAVLWPEQGMSCLSELCIDTRGGDVGRKFPDSNKLKPSQAYVAIMDMRFIQSLVLQNDRRRDPSYRAKEEEERAVSVLSCSGFCWNKDTVNLTLSLSASSTGGPSYKNLSLEEIIEGWGHLGKPRPPLEKSVIPNPSCRAYPDIITSDMTDVDHNYNSAPQLQPSRCHVDIGEGISKTDAESIHEIKPIIFVMNNAESLHVHENSSITTVIPERVMSVVEEKLVWRHLKRCRVERCSKMRVVFSNYYDIACFHELESFCAVDLPMAHCIWSKGRTVAATSTCSFAKLQSIHLYSCPRLAFVLPLSWSYNLTSLETIHIVRCDDLRQVFPVDEQDLREIATDGPESITMMFPNLKHIYMHELYKLQHICKAKMSAPKLETVKLRGCWGLRRLPSVGRRSRRPVVDCEKDWWDKLKWDGLEAGHDPSLFEPRHSSYNKKPLPRVSVLR is encoded by the coding sequence ATGAAGATATTCGAGAAGATCATCCACATCGATTGCTTGAGGTGGGAAAGTCGAAGAGCACTCCAGAGGATAATCGCAGAAGAACTCCAGCTTCCTCAAGGGTTAATTCATATATTTGATgggcaagatgaagaagatgatttCAGAGGTGTATATGAAAGCTCCAGAGCTGAAATAGGAGGTGTTAGCAGGGAGATCCTTCGTGTTTTACTGGACAAAAAATGTTTGGTGGTAATTCATAATGTAATCGACGGCATCGACGGCATAGTTGAGTTTAATGACTTTGGCATTCCTCCAGCATGGTTTGGTACTAAAGTATTGTGGCGGAgctgggtgaggccttccttcagtGAAACTCTTGGAAAATTGGACGATTCTCATCTTTTTCTTTATAATAATAATGGTTTCTCGGGTTCTCGGGACTGGAAGTTTCTTCTACAAGAGGAGGCTAGCGAAATTGCTCGATATACATGCAAGCTTGGGGCCACCCGTGAAATAGCTATGGAGTGTTGCTTGTATGCATTCTCATTAATGGATCGTAGCTGGAACATGGGCTATACTAATAACTGCCGTATGCAAGTGTCTAACTACTGGGTCTGTGATGGGATCATACAAGCAGGAGGTGAGTCCGATCAAGCCTGGGAAGTTGCTGCTGCTATGCATCAACATTTGTACTTAGGGAATGATCCAGTGCGAATTCCTTATGATGAAGTTCCAAAACGATGGATATGTTCCGGCAACTATAATATAAAAGAAGATTATTTGACTTTTCCTCGAGAGACAACGTCATTGTTTCTTGCAGGATCTGATGTTCCATTTGCAAGATTACCCAATGACATGTTTCATCAATCTGTCATGCTTCGTGTTCTCAGGTTATATGACTGCACTTTCAATTTTTCTTCACCACCATTCCATTGTTGCCATGGCCTGAGGTTTCTCGGATTAGAACTATGCAAGGATCAACCACAAGGAAGAGATGAGCAGAAAGATATACCAAGAGTGGGTTTTTTTCGGAGTCTATGGGTGGTAGACAtatgcaacacagattgggaattgGTTGCATCACCAGAGATAACAGAGGAGATGGTTAAAGATATTAGGGAGATACATATGAGGAAGGCAAGGTTTTGGCACCATAATTTCCCATGGAGACAGTTACAGAATCTTCGTACGCTTCGAATAATTGAGCCTACACACCCTTGGGAGATACAAGTTTTTCCAAGACTCTCAAGGGCGAGTAGCCTCAAGACTATAGTTCTAGTAGATTGTGTTGCCTTGAAGCATGTTACATGTCTCCCTCCATCACTTGAGTCATTCAGCTTCGGTTCATTTGGACATCGTGAGGAGGCCAAAGTAACCTACATCTCCGTGGCTGGCTGTCCAAGAATGGTTGATTTCTCTCTGGGAGGAACACTTCCAAACCTTGAGGAGCTGAATCTGTCAGGCACATCCGTAAAAACACTTGACCTTGATTATGGAGTGCACGTCCCACAGCTCCGAAAACTCATGATGTTGGGATGTCAGCAACTGTGTGCGGTACTTTGGCCAGAACAAGGGATGTCGTGCCtaagtgaactatgcattgatactCGAGGAGGAGACGTTGGAAGAAAATTTCCAGATTCAAACAAGTTAAAACCTTCTCAAGCATACGTTGCTATAATGGATATGAGATTCATTCAGTCATTGGTTCTACAAAATGACCGCCGGAGAGATCCCAGCTACAGGGCTAAAGAAGAGGAAGAGCGAGCCGTGTCAGTTTTAAGTTGCAGTGGGTTTTGTTGGAACAAAGATACAGTTAATCTAACCCTCTCCCTATCTGCTAGTAGCACTGGTGGACCGAGCTACAAGAATCTTTCACTCGAAGAGATAATCGAAGGGTGGGGACATTTGGGAAAACCAAGGCCACCCCTAGAAAAGTCGGTAATCCCCAATCCTTCATGTCGAGCCTACCCTGACATCATTACCAGTGACATGACTGATGTTGATCATAACTACAACAGTGCACCACAGCTTCAGCCATCGAGGTGCCATGTGGACATTGGTGAGGGAATTAGCAAAACTGATGCGGAGAGCATACACGAAATCAAACCAATCATCTTTGTGATGAACAATGCTGAGTCGTTGCATGTGCACGAAAATTCTTCCATCACCACTGTTATCCCAGAACGCGTGATGTCAGTAGTAGAGGAGAAACTGGTATGGCGACATCTGAAACGGTGTCGTGTGGAGAGATGCTCCAAGATGCGCGTGGTTTTTAGTAATTACTATGATATCGCCTGCTTCCATGAGCTAGAGAGCTTCTGTGCGGTTGATCTTCCTATGGCACACTGCATCTGGAGCAAAGGAAGGACGGTAGCAGCAACCAGCACTTGTTCCTTTGCGAAACTACAGAGTATACACCTATACTCATGCCCAAGGCTAGCGTTCGTCCTCCCGCTATCGTGGAGCTACAACTTGACCAGCTTGGAGACAATCCACATCGTCAGGTGCGATGATCTTAGGCAGGTATTCCCGGTGGACGAACAGGACCTGAGAGAAATAGCTACCGACGGCCCAGAGAGTATTACGATGATGTTCCCAAACCTGAAGCATATCTACATGCATGAGCTGTATAAGCTGCAGCATATATGCAAAGCCAAGATGAGTGCTCCGAAGCTTGAGACCGTCAAGCTCAGGGGCTGCTGGGGTCTCAGGCGCCTCCCATCCGTTGGCCGGCGCAGCCGACGCCCCG